From one Candoia aspera isolate rCanAsp1 chromosome 17, rCanAsp1.hap2, whole genome shotgun sequence genomic stretch:
- the FIBP gene encoding acidic fibroblast growth factor intracellular-binding protein translates to MTSTLDIFVGNTTLIDEEVYQLWLDGYSVDDAVSLRLRSGILEQTGATVDVLQSDTMDHYRTFYMLERLLHSPPKLLNQLLFQIPPCRQTMLIERYYAFNNAFVREVLGKKLSKGTKKDLDDISAKTGVTLKSCRRQFDNFKRVFKAVEELRGSLVENIQQHFLLSDRLARDYAAIVFFANSRFETGKKKLQYLNFEDFAYCAEQMIENWTLGAVDTNVDDMDVDLDKEFLQGLKELKVLIADKDLLDLHKSLVCTALRGKISVYHEMEANFKNLSRALINIASKLTHSKDVRDFFVDLVEKFVEPFRSDKWSSSDVQLFLTQYTASAHTLEVFRHQALWERYMGTLKACLLKIYHD, encoded by the exons ATGACCAGCACTCTGGACATTTTTGTGGGGAATACCACCTTGATTGACGAGGAGGTCTATCAACTCTGGCTTGATGGGTATTCTG TGGACGATGCAGTCTCTCTCCGGCTGCGTTCTGGCATCTTGGAGCAGACGGGGGCCACGGTGGATGTCCTCCAGAGCGACACCATGGACCACTACCGCACCTTCTACATGCTGGAACGTCTCCTGCATTCCCCCCCCAAGTTGCTGAACCAGCTGCTGTTCCAGATTCCGCCTTGCCGCCAGACCATGCTGATTGAAAG GTACTATGCCTTCAACAATGCTTTTGTCCGAGAGGTGCTGGGCAAGAAACTGTCTAAAGGAACCAAGAAGGATCTGGACGATATCAGTGCCAAAACTGGGGTGACCCTTAAGAGTTGCCGGCGGCAG TTTGACAATTTTAAGCGTGTTTTCAAGGCCGTGGAGGAATTGCGCGGGTCGCTGGTGGAAAATATTCAACAGCACTTCTTGCTTTCTGACCGGTTAGCCAG GGATTATGCTGCCATCGTGTTCTTCGCAAACAGCCGCTTTGAGACGGGGAAGAAAAAACTACAATATTTGAACTTTGAGGATTTTGCCTACTGCGCCGAACAGATGATTGAAAATTGGACTTTGGGGGCAGTGG ATACCAACGTGGACGACATGGATGTCGACCTGGATAAAGAATTTTTGCAGGGCCTGAAAGAGTTAAAAGTCCTGATTGCAGACAAAGACCTATTAGATCTTCACAAGAg CCTGGTGTGCACCGCGCTGCGGGGGAAAATCTCGGTGTACCATGAGATGGAAGCCAATTTTAAG AATCTCAGTCGGGCCTTGATCAACATTGCTTCAAAGCTCACCCACAGCAAAGATGTTCGGGATTTTTTCGTTGATCTGGTAGAAAAG TTTGTAGAGCCGTTTCGGTCCGACAAATGGAGCTCGAGCGACGTGCAGCTTTTTCTGACCCAGTACACGGCCAGTGCGCACACGTTGGAAGTGTTCAG GCATCAAGCACTCTGGGAACGGTACATGGGGACTCTCAAAGCTTGCCTGCTGAAGATATACCACGACTGA